In Streptomyces sp. SN-593, a single genomic region encodes these proteins:
- a CDS encoding ATP-dependent helicase: MPAAADRDGRTGAARASRPGVGGYRLVRAGLVSAAPPVLDASQRAVVEHGSGPLLVLAGPGTGKTTTLVEAVMARVRAGTPADRVLVLTYGRAAAVELRDRMAARAHLLTGGAAAAPQATTFHSFCYGLLRAHQDPELFAEPVRLMSGPEQDLMVRELLAGQARLAREGRAKVGWPDDLRAALTTRGFADEVRAVLARTRELGLAPRALADFARRIGRPDWLAAAAFLQEYLDVADLQGVIDYTELVHRAVRLVRRPEVHAALAGRYDAVFVDEYQDTDAAQVRLLRALAGQGRTLVAFGDPDQSIYAFRGADVNGILDFPTAFPGRDGRPAPVRVLTGNRRAAAALLTAAGQLAGRMALPRLPAAAARAHRAPTAHRPGGVLAVRTHPTPGAELDAVADALRRAHLEDGIPWTDMAVLTRTTAALPTLRRALASAGVPIDLAPSDTPLHADPAVAPLLLALRVAAEAAAREAVPAPREAPREMPVPPPLTEVGAAQGAEEPGGAGGPGEAPEEAARVADEFADEFAGRGAGAGAGADGDADGGDGDTDGDGDGGAGESEVVEGDAGRGAGNDAGTGGGPGLALTVEDALTLLTSPLGGMDSADLRKLGRALREEERAAGATVPRPSDQLIAEAVARPERLAAHDASYARGARRVGAQLAAARAGLAAGGTVEDALWALWNGSPWPARLERAALRGGPAGRNADRDLDAVCALFETVARAEERTGGRGALNLIDELSSFDIVADTLGGRVVRPDAVRLMTAHRAKGLEWPLVVVAGVQEGVWPDLRRRGSLLEADRIGRDGLAPPLTPGALLAEERRLFYVAVTRARDRLLVTAVKSGADEGDQPSRFLAELGVEPVHVGHRPRRPLAVAPLVAELRATTVDPSASPELRDAAARRLARMASLTDDGHPLVPTAHPDRWWGLYEPTRSEVPVRDRDQPVVLSGSALDQLANTCALQWFLGREVKAEPPSTAAQGFGNVVHVLADEVASGRAPADLDVLMARLDSVWDALAFDAPWKSRQERENARAALERFLRWHVMERGREAVAGEHAFDVTLEAGDAQVRIRGSMDRVETDAEGRAYVVDFKTGRAKPTAKEVERHPQLAVYQLAVREGAVDPLFGGARPHPGGAELVQLRVGANRKEGGDVLPAVQRQEPLEGEWARDLLAEAAGRVLDERFTPAAGHHCAHCAFRSACTARPEGRHVVE, from the coding sequence GTGCCCGCGGCGGCCGACCGGGACGGCCGGACCGGCGCCGCCCGCGCGAGCCGCCCGGGCGTCGGAGGCTACCGGCTGGTGCGCGCCGGGCTGGTGTCCGCCGCGCCTCCAGTGCTGGACGCATCCCAGCGCGCCGTGGTTGAGCACGGGAGCGGACCACTGCTGGTGCTCGCCGGACCCGGCACCGGGAAGACCACCACGCTGGTCGAGGCAGTGATGGCCCGGGTGCGGGCCGGCACCCCCGCCGACCGGGTGCTGGTGCTGACCTACGGCCGGGCCGCCGCCGTCGAGCTGCGCGACCGGATGGCCGCCCGCGCCCACCTCCTGACCGGCGGCGCGGCCGCCGCTCCGCAGGCCACCACCTTCCACTCGTTCTGCTACGGGCTGCTGCGCGCGCACCAGGACCCGGAGCTGTTCGCCGAACCGGTACGGCTGATGTCCGGGCCCGAGCAGGACCTGATGGTCCGCGAACTGCTCGCCGGGCAGGCCAGGCTCGCCCGCGAGGGCCGCGCCAAGGTCGGCTGGCCGGACGACCTGCGGGCCGCCCTCACCACCCGCGGCTTCGCCGACGAGGTGCGCGCCGTGCTCGCCCGCACCCGCGAACTCGGCCTCGCCCCGCGCGCGCTCGCCGACTTCGCGCGCAGGATCGGCCGCCCCGACTGGCTCGCCGCGGCCGCCTTCCTCCAGGAGTACCTGGACGTCGCCGACCTCCAGGGCGTCATCGACTACACCGAACTCGTGCACCGCGCGGTCCGGCTGGTCCGGCGGCCCGAGGTGCACGCCGCACTGGCCGGGCGCTACGACGCGGTCTTCGTCGACGAGTACCAGGACACCGACGCCGCCCAGGTCCGGCTGCTGCGCGCACTCGCCGGGCAGGGCCGCACCCTCGTGGCCTTCGGGGACCCCGACCAGTCGATCTACGCGTTCCGGGGCGCCGACGTGAACGGCATCCTCGACTTCCCCACCGCCTTCCCCGGTCGGGACGGCCGCCCCGCGCCGGTCCGGGTGCTCACCGGCAACCGCAGGGCCGCGGCCGCGCTGCTCACCGCCGCCGGGCAGCTCGCCGGCCGGATGGCGCTGCCGCGGCTGCCCGCGGCCGCCGCCCGCGCCCACCGCGCGCCCACCGCGCACCGGCCAGGCGGCGTGCTGGCGGTGCGCACCCATCCCACGCCCGGCGCGGAACTCGACGCCGTGGCCGACGCGTTGCGCCGCGCGCACCTCGAAGACGGCATCCCCTGGACCGACATGGCGGTCCTGACCCGCACCACCGCGGCGCTGCCCACGCTGCGCCGCGCCCTCGCCTCGGCGGGGGTCCCGATCGACCTCGCCCCTTCGGACACCCCGCTGCACGCGGACCCGGCCGTGGCGCCCCTGCTGCTGGCCCTGCGGGTGGCGGCGGAGGCGGCGGCGCGGGAAGCGGTGCCGGCGCCGAGGGAGGCACCGCGGGAGATGCCGGTTCCGCCTCCCCTCACGGAGGTGGGCGCCGCTCAGGGTGCGGAGGAGCCGGGCGGGGCGGGCGGTCCGGGGGAGGCACCGGAGGAAGCAGCCCGGGTGGCGGACGAGTTCGCGGACGAGTTCGCGGGCCGGGGCGCGGGCGCGGGCGCGGGTGCGGACGGGGATGCGGACGGCGGAGACGGGGACACGGACGGAGATGGAGACGGGGGCGCGGGTGAGTCGGAGGTCGTGGAGGGGGACGCGGGCCGGGGCGCGGGGAACGACGCGGGGACCGGCGGGGGACCCGGCCTCGCGCTGACCGTCGAGGACGCCCTGACGCTGCTCACCTCGCCGCTGGGTGGCATGGACTCGGCCGACCTGCGGAAGCTCGGGCGGGCGCTGCGCGAGGAGGAGCGGGCCGCGGGTGCGACGGTGCCGCGCCCCTCGGACCAGCTCATCGCCGAGGCGGTGGCCCGTCCCGAGCGGCTGGCGGCCCACGACGCGTCGTACGCGCGCGGCGCGCGGCGGGTCGGCGCGCAACTGGCCGCGGCGCGGGCCGGGCTCGCGGCGGGCGGCACCGTGGAGGACGCGCTGTGGGCGCTGTGGAACGGATCGCCCTGGCCGGCCCGGCTGGAGCGGGCGGCGCTGCGCGGCGGACCGGCCGGGCGGAACGCCGACCGCGACCTGGACGCGGTGTGCGCGCTGTTCGAGACGGTGGCCCGGGCGGAGGAGCGCACCGGGGGCCGCGGCGCGCTCAACCTGATCGACGAGCTGTCGTCGTTCGACATCGTGGCCGACACCCTGGGCGGCCGGGTCGTGCGGCCCGACGCCGTACGCCTGATGACCGCGCACCGGGCGAAGGGGCTGGAGTGGCCGCTCGTCGTGGTGGCGGGCGTGCAGGAGGGGGTGTGGCCCGACCTGCGGCGGCGCGGCTCGCTGCTGGAGGCGGACCGGATCGGCCGCGACGGCCTGGCGCCCCCGCTGACCCCGGGCGCGCTGCTGGCCGAGGAGCGCCGGCTGTTCTACGTCGCGGTGACCCGCGCGCGGGACCGGCTGCTGGTGACCGCGGTGAAGTCGGGGGCCGACGAGGGCGACCAGCCCTCGCGGTTCCTCGCCGAACTCGGCGTCGAACCGGTGCACGTCGGCCACCGGCCGCGCCGGCCGCTCGCGGTGGCGCCGCTCGTCGCGGAACTGCGCGCGACGACCGTGGACCCATCCGCGTCCCCCGAACTGCGGGACGCCGCCGCCCGCCGGCTGGCCCGGATGGCCTCGCTCACCGACGACGGCCATCCGCTGGTGCCCACCGCCCACCCCGACCGCTGGTGGGGCCTGTACGAACCGACCCGGTCGGAGGTGCCGGTCCGCGACCGCGACCAGCCGGTGGTGCTGTCCGGCAGCGCGCTCGACCAGCTCGCCAACACCTGCGCGTTGCAGTGGTTCCTGGGGCGCGAGGTGAAGGCGGAGCCGCCGTCGACGGCGGCGCAGGGCTTCGGGAACGTCGTGCACGTCCTGGCCGACGAGGTCGCCTCCGGACGCGCCCCCGCGGACCTCGACGTGCTGATGGCCCGGTTGGACTCGGTGTGGGACGCGCTCGCCTTCGACGCGCCGTGGAAGTCCCGGCAGGAGCGGGAGAACGCCCGCGCGGCGCTGGAGCGCTTCCTGCGCTGGCACGTCATGGAGCGCGGCCGGGAAGCGGTCGCAGGGGAGCACGCGTTCGACGTGACGCTGGAGGCGGGCGACGCGCAGGTGCGCATCCGCGGCAGCATGGACCGGGTCGAGACGGACGCCGAAGGGCGGGCCTACGTCGTGGACTTCAAGACCGGGCGGGCCAAGCCCACCGCGAAGGAGGTCGAGCGGCACCCCCAGCTCGCCGTCTACCAGCTCGCCGTGCGCGAGGGCGCGGTCGACCCGCTCTTCGGCGGGGCCCGCCCGCATCCGGGCGGCGCCGAACTCGTCCAGCTCCGGGTCGGCGCCAACCGCAAGGAGGGCGGCGACGTGCTCCCGGCGGTGCAGCGGCAGGAGCCCCTGGAGGGGGAGTGGGCGCGGGACCTGCTTGCCGAGGCCGCCGGGCGGGTGCTGGACGAGCGCTTCACGCCGGCCGCGGGGCACCACTGTGCGCACTGCGCCTTCCGTTCGGCCTGCACCGCCCGGCCGGAGGGCCGGCACGTCGTGGAGTGA
- a CDS encoding ATP-dependent DNA helicase, whose amino-acid sequence MANRVNRPEQLKELLGIPFTPEQMACITAPPAPGVIVAGAGSGKTTVMAARVVWLVGTGQVAPDQVLGLTFTNKAAAELSERVRRALARAGITPGGDDGPPDPGLDPDQVPGDPQISTYHAFAGHLLKDHGMRIGLEPTARLLADATRFQLAAKVLRSAPGPYPALTKGLPTLVGDLLALSGELSEHLVPAEQLRAHDTRLAAELAELDPGARGYAWVREVAPATAARRDLAELAAAYRQEKKGRDLLDFGDQIALSAELATSRPEVGALLRDQYRVVLLDEYQDTSVAQRLLLAGLFGGGTGHAVTAVGDPCQAIYGWRGASVANLDDFPRHFPHADGRPADRYALSENRRSGGRLLDLANTLAVELRARHEGVEALRPAPGAERDGVVRCALLPTQAEETRWLADSVAHLVRTGTPPGEIAVLCRTAAHFADLHAALVARDVPVEVVGLSGLLHLPEVADLVATCEVLHDPTANAALVRLLTGPRWRIGPRDLALLGRRARLLVRYGPGPDGGPDRLAAAVEGVDPAEVVSLADALETFLDAEPGDQLPFSAEARVRFARLAAEIRELRRALADPLMDVLHRVLAVTGLEVELAASPHALAARRQETLNAFLDVAASFAALDGEATLLAFLGFLHTAAQYEKGLDSSLPGGEDTVKVLTAHKSKGLEWDVVVVPGLVAKGFPSERGRELWPLNAKVLPHGLRGDAATLPDVESWTKAGLDGFRAAMKEHQRVEELRLGYVTFTRPRSLLLGSGHWWGPTQSRPLGPSAFLDALREHCEAGHGEIEVWADPPAEDADNPALASAAEPPWPLPLDAAALRRRRHAARSVLAGIDALGPDTADPAAPPPPTRGRGTPVPGPAPAPSSGPAPSSPPVPGPEPSAGSPASADPPLPPDDSRLVAAWDRDLTALTGELRRARATVHDVPLPRTLTATQLMRLAADPDGLARDLARPLPRPPAPAARRGTRFHAWVESRFDARPLFGPEDLPGVEPGDDIADEQDLAALKDAFLRTPYADRTPYRVEAAFTLTLAGRLIRGRIDAVYRERADPRTGADPRAGTDPRAGTDPAPDAGADPYTYEIVDWKTGHRTDAADPLQLAIYRLAWAEQQGVPLDRVRVAFLHIRTGTLLRPTGLPDRAALERLLRPDPPDGAEEPPG is encoded by the coding sequence GTGGCAAACCGTGTCAACCGCCCTGAGCAGCTCAAGGAGCTGCTGGGCATCCCGTTCACCCCGGAGCAGATGGCGTGCATCACCGCGCCCCCCGCTCCCGGGGTGATCGTCGCCGGGGCGGGCTCGGGAAAGACCACGGTGATGGCCGCCCGGGTGGTGTGGCTGGTCGGCACCGGCCAGGTCGCGCCGGACCAGGTGCTGGGGCTGACCTTCACCAACAAGGCGGCCGCAGAGCTGTCCGAGCGGGTGCGGCGGGCCCTGGCGCGCGCGGGCATCACCCCCGGAGGGGACGACGGCCCGCCGGACCCGGGCCTCGACCCGGACCAGGTGCCCGGCGACCCGCAGATCTCGACGTACCACGCCTTCGCCGGGCATTTGCTGAAGGACCACGGCATGCGGATCGGCCTGGAGCCGACCGCGCGCCTGCTCGCCGACGCCACCCGCTTCCAGTTGGCGGCGAAGGTGCTGCGGTCGGCGCCGGGCCCGTACCCGGCGCTGACCAAGGGGCTGCCCACGCTCGTCGGGGACCTGCTCGCGCTGTCCGGCGAGCTGTCGGAGCACCTGGTGCCCGCCGAGCAACTGCGTGCCCACGACACCCGGCTCGCCGCCGAACTCGCGGAGCTGGACCCCGGCGCGCGCGGCTACGCCTGGGTCAGGGAGGTGGCGCCGGCCACCGCCGCCCGCCGCGACCTCGCCGAACTGGCCGCCGCCTACCGGCAGGAGAAGAAGGGCCGCGACCTGCTGGACTTCGGCGACCAGATCGCACTGTCCGCCGAGCTGGCGACGAGCCGCCCGGAGGTCGGCGCGCTGCTGCGCGACCAGTACCGGGTGGTGCTGCTGGACGAGTACCAGGACACCTCGGTGGCGCAGCGGCTGCTGCTCGCCGGGCTGTTCGGCGGCGGCACCGGACACGCCGTGACCGCGGTGGGGGACCCCTGCCAGGCGATCTACGGCTGGCGCGGCGCGTCCGTGGCGAACCTCGACGACTTCCCCCGGCACTTCCCCCACGCGGACGGGCGGCCCGCCGACCGCTACGCGCTCAGCGAGAACCGGCGCTCCGGCGGCCGGCTGCTGGATCTCGCCAACACCCTCGCCGTCGAACTGCGGGCGCGGCACGAAGGCGTGGAGGCGCTGCGCCCGGCGCCCGGAGCCGAGCGGGACGGCGTCGTGCGCTGCGCGCTGCTGCCCACGCAGGCCGAGGAGACGCGCTGGCTGGCCGACTCGGTGGCCCACCTGGTGCGCACCGGCACCCCGCCCGGCGAGATCGCCGTGCTGTGCCGCACCGCCGCGCACTTCGCCGACCTGCACGCGGCACTGGTGGCGCGGGACGTGCCGGTGGAGGTGGTCGGTCTGTCCGGGCTGTTGCACCTGCCCGAGGTGGCCGATCTCGTCGCGACCTGCGAGGTGCTGCACGACCCGACGGCGAACGCGGCCCTGGTACGGCTGCTGACCGGCCCGCGCTGGCGGATCGGCCCGCGCGACCTGGCGCTGCTCGGCCGCCGCGCCCGGCTGCTGGTGCGGTACGGTCCCGGGCCCGACGGCGGACCGGACCGGCTCGCGGCGGCCGTGGAGGGCGTGGACCCGGCCGAGGTGGTGTCGCTGGCCGACGCGCTGGAGACGTTCCTCGACGCCGAACCCGGTGACCAACTGCCGTTCTCCGCCGAGGCGCGGGTGCGGTTCGCACGACTGGCCGCCGAGATAAGGGAGCTGCGCCGCGCGCTCGCCGACCCGCTGATGGACGTGCTGCACCGGGTGCTGGCCGTCACGGGCCTGGAGGTGGAACTCGCCGCCTCCCCGCACGCGCTCGCCGCCCGCCGCCAGGAGACCCTGAACGCGTTCCTGGACGTGGCCGCCTCCTTCGCCGCGCTGGACGGCGAGGCGACGCTGCTGGCCTTCCTCGGGTTCCTGCACACCGCCGCGCAGTACGAGAAGGGCCTGGACTCCTCGCTGCCCGGCGGCGAGGACACCGTGAAGGTGCTCACCGCCCACAAGTCCAAGGGCCTGGAGTGGGACGTGGTCGTGGTGCCCGGGCTGGTCGCCAAGGGCTTTCCCAGCGAGCGCGGCCGGGAGCTGTGGCCGCTCAACGCGAAGGTGCTGCCGCACGGCCTGCGCGGGGACGCCGCCACCCTGCCCGACGTCGAGTCCTGGACGAAGGCGGGGCTCGACGGCTTCCGCGCGGCGATGAAGGAGCACCAGCGCGTCGAGGAACTGCGGCTCGGCTACGTCACCTTCACCCGGCCGCGCTCCCTGCTGCTCGGCTCCGGGCACTGGTGGGGCCCGACCCAGTCCAGGCCGCTCGGGCCGTCCGCCTTCCTCGACGCCCTGCGTGAGCACTGCGAGGCCGGCCACGGCGAGATCGAGGTCTGGGCCGACCCCCCGGCCGAGGACGCCGACAACCCGGCCCTCGCCTCCGCCGCCGAACCCCCCTGGCCGCTGCCCCTCGACGCCGCCGCACTGCGACGGCGCCGCCACGCGGCACGATCCGTCCTCGCCGGGATCGACGCCCTCGGCCCCGACACCGCCGACCCCGCCGCCCCCCCGCCCCCCACCCGGGGGAGGGGCACGCCCGTACCCGGCCCCGCACCGGCACCGTCGTCCGGCCCCGCACCGTCGTCCCCACCGGTGCCCGGACCCGAGCCGTCGGCCGGCTCCCCGGCCTCCGCCGACCCTCCCCTCCCGCCCGACGACTCCCGCCTCGTCGCCGCCTGGGACCGCGACCTCACCGCGCTGACCGGCGAACTGCGCCGCGCCCGCGCCACCGTGCACGACGTCCCCCTGCCGCGCACCCTGACCGCCACCCAGCTCATGCGGCTGGCCGCCGACCCCGACGGCCTCGCCCGCGACCTCGCCCGCCCCCTGCCGCGCCCGCCCGCTCCGGCGGCCCGCCGCGGCACGCGCTTCCACGCGTGGGTGGAGTCCCGCTTCGACGCCCGCCCGCTCTTCGGACCCGAGGACCTCCCGGGGGTCGAGCCCGGCGACGACATCGCCGACGAGCAGGACCTCGCCGCCCTCAAGGACGCCTTCCTGCGCACCCCGTACGCCGACCGCACCCCCTACCGCGTCGAGGCCGCCTTCACCCTCACCCTCGCCGGCCGCCTCATCCGGGGCCGTATCGACGCCGTGTACCGGGAACGCGCGGACCCCCGCACCGGCGCCGACCCGCGTGCCGGCACGGACCCCCGTGCCGGCACGGACCCGGCGCCGGACGCGGGCGCGGACCCGTACACGTACGAGATCGTGGACTGGAAGACCGGGCACCGG